In Euwallacea similis isolate ESF13 chromosome 19, ESF131.1, whole genome shotgun sequence, the genomic stretch TTTGATTAGGAATGAGCAAGTTTATCGATATTTGGtgtgtaattttgttttaattatatgAATCTGATTGTTTGTTTAGATGTGATTTCTTAGGAACTAAAAATATGATTATATTcgaattttaggttttcaattaaagACGTAAactatataaataatgatgtGCCCCTATAGAAAATCCTGTATTTTCGATGTTAAATTTGATGTAATTGTCACAGTTTCCTTTATTCGAAATGGAATGACAACAATGCCTCAAGTACGTGGAGGAATTATCGATTAAAATAATCTGGAAGACAACCTTAAACTTACAAAAGGAGGAGGAATTTTTCCCCTAGAAATAGAGCATATATTTGTGGAGTGAGTTACCGGTTCACGTAGTTTGAAATATACGTATATCAAATAACAACATGTCGACATATCGAGACATATTTGGTATCgaaacaacaaaacaaaactatTGCTGCGGAAcagatattaaattaaatcgaaatttgacttttaaaagtttaacttTTACTGGGTATCACAAAGGGTTTATCACgatcaataaaaatgtataaaccTACCTAGATTCACGAATAGACAAAAATTGGATAGCACAccgtaaatttcttttatagaATCTGATTTTGATctctttaaattgattttcgaGGCTTCGCAGCAAGTTAAGACAACTGTTTCATTACTTGTCGAGATAAGTCCAAAAACTAAACAATTTGATAAACCTGACccaaaaaaatgatataattcTTACTAATTAGCcgatttaattgattttgactACCTAGAAAGTAGAACTAAGTAATCCTTTTGATACTACACGAACATTGGCAGAGAAAATTGAACCGTACTCCTGGATAATCCCATTTTTCATTCACCAAATTTGCCCTGATTAATTCGTTATATTCCATGTTTCCCGGGCTCAACGTTCGCTTTTCACAAAAGGAAACATCGCTTTTCACAAAGGTAGGGAAACGCCAGaactataaaattataatctCATTTGATTTTGTCAGGAACATGCGTAATTTTCTTCTATAGCTaggaattgtttaaaaaactgtGCCTTTGTGGgccctaaaaaataaatatacaatgtataaaatttcaggCAGTGCTTCGGTTAGTTTCTAATAAGCCTAAAGATTCTGAAAAGATTTCGTGCTTACATGCTTTTTCACAATTGATCTTTTAACTCACTTTTAATATACCAATTCTCACAGGTCTTGTTAGTTGATAGTTAGAAATTGGCTTCAACGAATTGATGTTATAATTcccatatatatatatatatatatatatatatatggaATGAGTGGATTCGCGAATAGTACAGGgttgctaaaattttaatggttaaTCGATTTTGAATAAATCGCTCGACTGATTCATTTCTAGTAGTTACCAATCTTTAGATATATTTTAAGAAACTAGAATTTCTGCAATACCAAACTCCTCGCTATATCAATTATCTATAATAaactattatttaattttgggTTAAATATAGAGTGTAGTGTATTTTAGTACTACTaaattccttaataatatctttttcccaatttccaCAAGTAAAGTGACATTTTATAATCCAAACAAATGGCTAATCAATAGAGTGTCATTTCGCAACTAGTTACATATTGAACGCAGGTACCTTCGTTTCATTACTCATTCAACAAATGAGACAATGCTGTAGCTCTCCACATATAGTGTACACTACAAGAATCATGTatgaaaataaggaaatatCATTTTGTGTAACTCGGATCATATTGCAATACCTTGCTTCGCTCGTCCCGCAAAATCCCACTTGTTACAAAAAATGATCCATTTCCTAACTGGTTACATAAATAGCTGCGACGGTGAgactgaaataattaaaaaattcatacctTTCCATTCATAGCTCGACTTGACAAGCACGATCTAGGCAAGCTCATCTTCTCAGTGCTTCACTCACTACAATCAGAATGTACCTTTTGCAACCGCACATCTGAAGATAAGTTTCAATAggaaacacattttttgtgaaaatctTTTACATAACGACAATCAACTTctgaaaaggtttttttaagcaaGCAAAATTCCCAAATGGAAtactttaagaaaattattgtacaGCGTTATTGTTGATTGGTAGAGGAGGTCTAACAGGTGCCTCCAGACCTCGGAAAACAAGGTTATGCCAGTAGTTTCAGAGATGATGAGCAACACAGTTTGAGAGAGAGTCCTATTTCAGGCCGAGTTTCTTTGGTCAAATCCGTTAAAGACTGTTATAAAGCAGTATTTATATTAGAGAAATGTGGAAGAACGAACGAGATAACCCGCCAGACAGCGCGGATCCGGGAAGACTATATCTGTGCTGCAGTGCTCTCGAGTCCGGGACTCCGGAGGCCTATCGATCACCTGGATTTCGCGCCAAGAAATGAAGCATGCGCTGCAACATCCCTCTTTATCTCTCACAGACGCGCTAACCTACACTCATTTCCTTCTGTTAGAAGCTAGAAAGCCAATAACGTATGTCTCAAGCCGACAACGTCATGATGTGGACCATTCTATTCAGATGCTGATACATTAGAACATCAGAAATGTGTCACACACTGAAAGATTAGCATTCTTGTCTGGGACTTTAGATGAGCGATTACCTCGGAAAAATAGAACTTTAAGGGCCCCATTACGTGGCCGGAATTCATCGTTTTACCAATTCATCCATTTTTCCCATCTTGATGCCTTCCATCAAGGCCGAGGCATTATAAACAGTCCCGTCATAAATCAGCTTTCGGCTCGAAGGTGGAAAATCCTGAATAAAGGGAAAAAGTCAATTCGCAGCGAGTCGGAATTCCGGCAGAGCGACAGCGAAGGAAACGATCCTGCTGCTGGTGGTGGTGGATCCTGCGGCTGCCGCAAAAAGCGGAACTGCTTAAGGGACGTTCTTTCGTTATTAGTGTCGAGATTTAGTTTTTGCAGAAGATTTAGAGGGTGTGGGTTTAAAACTGCAATTGGATATCATGGACATAAATAGGAAGTAAAGAGAAATACCTGTGGATTCCAGACGTCCAAGCAGAAATACAAATTCACAATAGAAAAAACCCAATAGTCTGCCACGCCCATCAGCTAGCCTTGATGGTCACAATGACCCACTTAGAGCAAAGTGTTACTTAAAATAGGtgaaaaattctgttaaaTCACATATAGCATATAACAccacacattttttttataagaaaataataagaataccTACATTTAGACGGCCAAAAAATAGCGTAtacaattcaaaaaaatttaaaaatagacttaatctataaaaatggtttaaaatgACTACCACCAGCTATGACACATGAATGCAATCTACTTCTAAGTAACTGACATGATTCTTGGAAAAAACTGcatgatgattttttaacgccctgtatttcAAAAGAGAAGCCATTTCCGGGCATTATAGGAACTTCTTTTATCAGAAGATTATCCTCTTAAAACAGCGCCGTGTGTTTAGGATTGgcaattttaatatgaaaatacttcaaaaatttcaaataatgttaaaattgttgGTTCTTAAACAAAGGAACACGGGAACCTGAGGTAATGCCAAACGgacaaaatttgtatatttgatTTCCTGATTCCATGGCGTGTCTAACGAAATATTTCCAACGCATTACGAAGAATTAGACATATTTGGTCCCATTGATCGATTAAGTCCGCAGTGTGGTGCTAAATACTTTCATAAATggcaaaattcgaaatttgaaCCATAACTAATGATCGACGAGGAAACATTAGCCagttttgtaatttgaaaCTCAGCCAAAGTTCCTTCGTTATTACCTCAACTCCATCTCGTAACAACCTCCGCCAAATATAGCGTAATATAAAACCAGCCGATTTTGGCACTTTGCACCATGCTCCATGCTCCAGATACAGATACAAGCTTTAAATTCGTATACCTACATCAGAcattatgtttaataaaaattctacgCGAGCAAATTGGAAATCGGTTTTTAGCTGAAAACGAATTTCCTCTGGATAAACTTTTACACCCCACATGGGTCGTAAATTGCCAGATTTATTTGGCGGTATATCAAAACTTTATGTCACTCGTAAATAGAGATGGTGAGCTCCGATATTAACCTGatggaaacaaaatttaaaaattaatctttgtgGTACAACCCATGAAATTCGATTTGTCAACAGGTGCGATTGGCCAGAAGagaaaaaaccaaaactgCCTATATAAAAATGATGGAAGCAAATATTCTACctgataaaataaatgaaatacgAGCATATTTACATTATGAATGGGttcataaattgaaaattgatagaAATGTAAATTCAGCCTCAGGAAATGGTGATGTAGTGCTTTCTGTAAACTCGAATGCAATTTTAGATATGCTCTGCTGCATATTAGCTACTATATTCCCATCATTTAGCATATTGATGGATCTCGAGCATTGAGGTAGACATCAAAATGAGAAAAGAACTTAATTGAGTCGTATTCGATTTATGTTTACTGGCTACTTCCGCCAAATTTGTATTAGTATTAGTAGATTTCTAATAAGTAATTATTCATCCCACATCATTCcttattgataattatttaaccgatAAATAAATGAAGGCAATTAATAATCGAAACAGTTTAACGTATGTGTAAAGCGAGCGCGCTGATAGACTTAAGGTCATTAATCACTCATTAATACACGAGTTACCTGCAATGTATTTTTCACATATGCATATTGCAaagatacatatttttacaaattggcAAAAAGTCTTATGTTACgttacaaaatatgaaatataaaacTGCATAGATGCTtgttaaaattccaaaataggAAAAAGGCATTTTCTACTCATTTGCAATGTTTAATATTCATGAAAcgttataattaaatttggccAAGCTCGTCATTTCTGACTGCAAACAGCTTGGATAATTAATGAAACTTATTAACGTGAAAATGTCTGGTTTTGACTTTTGGATGATGGCTAAAACTcgtttaaaacaaaatcacTTACCATAATCACTCAACTGAATGGGTCGTTTGAATTAATCACTGAGGTGGTAAAATCGAGTAGAGTCTCAGAGATATAATGTACCCTATTGTATATAAGGAAGACATTGACTTACCTGTAATGGAAAGAAAATAGTATGAGTAATACTTGGGTATTATCATTTTAACTACTTGGGCAATTTGGTTTTTTACCTTAAGATAATCAGATATCTAAATAAGTTCAGAGAGACGTGTTTTCGCCAAGTATctcacttattattaatgatttttatttatatttatttatattttattatatttttatattattaatgtttttttcaagaactGGGAAATACTCCCCCGAAGATTTTGAGGTATAAAATTCAGTGAATCCACTATTTTTCCTTCATATCATATAATGTAGTTACAATCAATACAATATAttacacagaaaataaaaataatttaaatattttttcgtaaaaatgtTCTATAGTTAACACCAAACaactaaagaaatttaaatagcaaaaatagTTATAGCAAGTTTGTCTTATTCTAGTAtgaattttcatgaaaataagttgtcttaacaataaatattatctGGGACCATTAGAGGGTTAGAACTAACCAAACCGGCCCCTTGATTATATTTATGCATATTTATGTGCCGTTCCCTGCCAAGtctttttaagtaaacatCGAAAACCTATTGAAATGGTTTATGCCCTTGGACTATTCTATCTAAGAATGTAGCAGTTAAGGTTTTACGCTCAGTCTACACGCACTCTAGTAGGAAATGAACGACAAGCACTAAATTCTCGATATGTGCCCGGGTAGCTCAGTCGGTAGAGCATTGGACTTTTAATCCAAGGGTCCAGGGTTCAAGTCCCTGCTCGGgcggatacctttttttttattttaattaaaacaaaataaaccacATGAATTGAGTAAGGtaagtaatatatttttttacatttattttatatgtttatcattttatatgttttttaacgtataatttttaattatcgctctgatgaactaaaaaatcaaattgattAATATACATTCGTAATCATTAATAATGAAACCTAACAAACATGTATAGCAATTATTGCTGTCATGAATGCTTGCAGAATCCCTTTCTCTTTCGATAATTACGAAGTTCTTAGCACTTCCCCAAGGAACCAACCCCATCCCTTAGGTTCgtaattgaaatgtttttgcaCCTTCGATTTAACCGGGAAAGTCCATAAATTTCGGAATACTGCAAACTACATAGTTCAACCAGCAAAGTTTATGCACAATGTAAGTTTGATAAACGCTTAgtaagataattaattttggttGGCTGATATAACCTTATTATGACCCGCTGCAGGTTAATAGTTTTAATCATATTAATCTTAGGAATAATACAAGAAATATGGTAGAAGATTATTACTAGCATTTTCTATGAGCAGTGTAAGTGGTAAGTGCCTAATTTGAAGGATTAGGCAATTAGTGAtgtatttagtttttatattatttttattttagccATGAGGAAATCTGctaaacaatatattttttcaaaaaagtacgCTGTGGTATGGAGTTGTAGAGTAAtatattcaattaattcaatttaatatttataattaaattttaatttttacatgtttctGGAATTATTCTACTATATGAAACAAGCTACTTTTAGGGCATGCTCTTGCACCTCTGATCTCTGACCGACTTGAAATCCGTATGCATACTTAGTACCTAATTATATATTGCAATCCTTAATACCTACTAGTGCTCTAACAAATAAGTCCTAACATCTAACCTACTCTACGCAAtaacatatttcaaaaccacCCTCATCAACGTGGCCTAACCCTAACCCCCCCAAACAAAACACAGTCCTAACCGCAAACATTACATCTCCTACACAACTGAGAGCACACCCAAATTTCTCCCCTATCCCTCAAGTGAGCACCCTCAAACATCAACCACCTCAAGCAAACAAAGCAGCTAAACTACTCTATTACCTGTTTAACAAGGGGAAGCAAAGTTTGTTCTATACTACGTGTTTTAATGTCtaaacaatcaaaatttgttGTACCTACAGCTGCCATTTTCTACACTACTATCCTCCTTGTCCCTCACATATCATATCCACATAAATCTATCTCACTTGAAGGACCAAAGCTCCTTATTCATTCACGATCTGCCAAGAAATCAGATGGCTAATCAGCTGATTATTTGGAACAGGGGAGCTTTAGTCTGGAGCTATACGTATCCAGAACCGACAAGGATTGTACATCTATGTCTCTATCCGGACCGCGTTGCTAGTTGGGACAATGTGGAAACGGAGGTCTGATCCAAGCGGACTATTTTTATACCGTTGGGAGTCGGTCTGGAACGACGCGATCCAGAGTTTCAGTTCGAGTGCCATCTTTGATATTCGAGGGGAGAGTGGATGTCATATTTCCAGGAAACGGGAATTTTTCTCGGGGCTATATGGATCGATACCCTGCAATACCAGCAGGAGTGGATACTACTAGGAACGAATGCCTATAAGAGTCtagaaaattatcaattacTTAGCTACAATATTGACAAAATGAAGAATTACATTTATCTGCCTATAATTAAACGCCTCTTTTAGGCCTTAAAACATCTTTAAATTGTGAGATCGCCAATGTGAATTCTCATCAATTGCTCATGAAGACACCGCAGAACCTACGTAAAAAAGCTGAACTTTGTGCGAATTTTACAGTAGCACAGATGTTTCCTAATTGTATATGctattaaaattctattataaAGATCTGAACAAGGAAATACGACGCTGACCTAGAATACTTTGTTGGGGGTTTTAAATGAGAAcccaaattttaaagtttatgaCCCATATTAGTATCGGTCACGTAGCCGTTCAGAGAATAGAACACTGAAAAATTGGCTTTAGTTGCTTGCTGATATCGATTAAAAATCGCAAAAGAAATAAGtggtaaaaaaaacaattttcacgTTTCCCaaataccaattttttcctcaaCAGTACCTCTctcaaaaactcaaaaacagACCAGTTTGCATCATTTCAAGTACCCACCAAACCTTCGTCCGTGATTTCGATACCTCTACCGTTGCATACAAAATTCAAAGAGGTATCTTTCATCTTTGTCGGACTCCCACACAACGCATAGTAAAGCGAAATTCTTCAAAAGTACCCAGTCAGGTACCCGAAGAACCAGATGCTGTATTGGACCACatcaatatttgaatttaaacgGTTATTTTTAAAGGTCTCTGCAGATCGAGTGGAGTAAACATATACAAAAGGTGCGGAAAATTGAATCGGATTAAAGAGAAACGTTTAAAGTTCCTAATGTTCAAGGATAATTGAGTGTTTTTTGAGTATTTGTGTGTGTTACTGTGTCCGACAGTGTTAGTGATTGATAGATagtttatctttatttttggcTTGGCTCTCCATAGGGAATTGGAATTCAATGGTGTAAACAAATATATTCTAAAGGTAAGTCTTTTGTAGTTTACTTAAGTGCGAGGCAAATATACGTTCttgaaacaaaatatacaatataatgGTCGtgttatttttctctttcaaaGCTTAGTAGGTTTCTTGGCCTACGAGTCAATTGATAACTGCGAAGATTCTCTCtctgtgataaaaaaaagtaattttatacacttttaTATCATATCAACACGAGTCCGTGCTCAGATTCATTATATTATGGCTTCATTTGATTCCTGCTTCAAATTCCATAATAATCAGGAGGTAATCAGTCTTAGAGGGAGGCGGGATATTCCACCATTGGTATATCAGAAACGATGACTGATACAATATATTagattaaatagaaaatttctgCTGCAACACAttgattaaatatataaataacgTTGATAAAGAAACACCAAACtctcaaatttcataaattggTAACGATGGGAAGACATACTGGGTGATTTAGAATTTAGGTGAGGAACTAATGGGATATAACCCTGCTCACAGAGAGATCTAATGGAAAATAGTTTATTGATAAAGATGTTTGTGGAAACATTCAGTCATCAGattttacagttttaattatgaggctaaaatttcacatttttgtccTATACGGAGTGATCAACTCTTAAAAGTAGGGCTCGGTAGCGTCCAAGCTATTCGcattatcatttaaaaaaatagtcagCATTAAACGGGGTGTATACAAACTTCTATTGTAATTGAGGCAATTCAAAATTCATAACTTctactttataaaaataatgcgaGGCAAAGAATAGGTCCCCTTAAACCTATCAAAATTAGTATCTCCAGAAATTAATGTGCCACTACGGCATTGTGGCACATACTAGTATAAAACGAATAATCCtgacaataaatttgtttctcaACATCCTCCATTGAGAACTTGCTCTCTTATATCCTGGAAATTTTctgtaaacaaatattttttcgctTGTTTCAGATCCTAAATGGAATCGCTCTTAGACTACGCCCTTCAGAGCACACCCAACCCATCAGCATTTTTAGTGGCCAAACACAAAACCACAGGCAAACTCTACTATCTTCAAGGCATATATCTCTCGGACCTCAATTCTAGTGACCAGAAGGCATTaactaagaaaattaaaacccGTATAAACTTGATCCACCCCAATGTGCTACAATTCTTCGAAAGCATTCAGCACGAGAAAATCCTTTACTTGAAAACTGAGTTTTGCAAGTTTGACACCTTATCGTGTTTCTTGCAGAAGGAATGTGTAGAAAAAGACCGGCAAATCCACGAACAACTTCTCTGTCGATTACTGTATCAGACAGTGCTGGCTTTAAAAACTGTAGAACTCTTCATGGGGCGTCTGAGTTTAGACACCATCTTATTAGATGAAGACTTCAATATCAAATTGTACAACTTTCCTAATATGGAACATTACACTAAACAACCGAAACAAAAGGAAGTGAAAATGTCCCAGCTGGGAGCTACAGTTTTTGAGCTTTGTACCCTTAAGCCCTTTAGCAAAGCCACATTCGAACATGACCTGCAACAGCAGCCGTATTCTGAAGCATTCAGAGGGCTTTTAACTTCAATGTTGAAGGACGGCACCGGAATAAAGAAGCACATTAATAAGATACTTTGCCACCCCTTAGTGCTGCTGCAAGCAAGCCAATGGAACAAAGAAGATGGATGTTTTatagaaagtaaaaaatcattatcCAAATCGTCGAGCTCAGATTTGTCCGAGTCTGAATACTCAGAAAGACTTGAGAAGTTACGCAAAAGGGAAGCAGCTGTGCAAACTAAAGAATTGTTCATTAGAGAGCAAGCAAGAAGGCTTTCAGTACGAGAACGAAAAGTCAATTTAATGGAACGAACAGCAAAAGAAAAGCTGCAGCAAGCTGAATTGTACTTAAAACGCAGCAAGGAAAACAGCGCAAGCTCCAGGTCCAGCAATTCCCAGTCTAGTCTACAATCAAAGAAAACCTGCACCGCAGAAGTTGATTCTAGCTATATCAGCATTGAAGAATCAGATATTTTTCGTACGAGCACAAAACtacaagtaaataaaatagtgaaACCTTCAAACTTTTCAAGGACAATGTCGGAGAGAAAAATTCGATTCAAGGTGAGTCCTCTAAAGgacagaaattttattcgaaGAGGGACTGAGAAGAATAGCTTGAGGCAGTCaaagattttagaaaaaagggaaGTTGAAACTATTATAAAGCAGCAGAAAAGAAAGTCGCTATTTGTGGCAAATGAATATCAAAAAGTCGGTATTGAAAAGGTGCCTTGTGAGGTGAGCAATATTGGGTGGAGTGAGGAGACCAAAAAGCAGGCATTTGATATGCTTAGAGTATTGAATTGTGGAGACAAGGAGAACATTGATGTCAAGCATACAGTgctttaaatatgtattttgtaTACTGCTGATATGTGCAATAGTTATGTAAATatcatattatattttatacaatGGACACCATGCCTGccttgattttaataaaattgtataaattttccaaaaatatcaaCATGTGATAAATGACACGAAGCGTGTGATATATTATTACTAATCAAATTGAAGGTAGAAACAAAAGGAGAGAAGAAACTATCTTTAACGCTTACTTGCTAAAGCAAAACTACAGAATTCACTTTAcatctttcaaaatttatttacaaaatttatataataacaGCTAATATCTGACTATGTAATCAATCATCAAGCAAATTAAAACTAGAGCCTTTCAGGGCCAGGTTGGTTTCTCCCCTTCCTTGAGTACTCTTCCATACAATGCAGACTTATCTCTGAACAAAGACAGACGTTCAGTTTCAGacctaaatataatttaaaaaatctttaaactgtgtgaattagtaatttttaggttttaatgctactgacattttcaaactaaatatacagggtgtcccagataaggatgaacagcatggggatctcggaaacggtaatagatacaaaatggtttaaattgggaaaaagttaggcaatttaaagcaaattaataatctgtttttatatcgacgaaattccgaatggttacgaagatatccggaaaaaaacgaatttggcggttttcgttttttgcaaataactcttatacggttatagttagaggaataaaagttttacattattaaagcacttttttgagaactgtttagcagtgttgccagttttcttgttacatccttactttcagagaaaaatgagtaaacttttgattttcatatgggcgtgatatcaattatttatattttcaaaatcatcataaaattccgttttcagccatgcattacatttaatatttttctcagaaactctatgagttatagccattaaagcattttttgataagtaggccatgattttgacttatagtaatggtgcacattaaataaatgaatgctgtggaaacgtcaacattatttaaaagttgtaaaaccttaaatttgtttgacgtgtgcataataatgtctcaaaattgcttttctaatgaagagaaatttgacaTGTTGTCGTGTTACATATTTTGTCACAGAAATTGTGTAGATGCTGAAgatatgtataatattatatatatgtataatatataagtcaaaatcatggcctacttatcaaaaaatgctttaatggctataactcatagagtttctgagaaaaatattaaatgtaatgcatggctgaaaagggaattttatgacgattttgaaaatataaataattgatatcacgcccatatgaaaatcaaaagtttactcatttttctccgaaagtaaggatgtaacaagaaaactggcaacactgctaaacagttctcaaaaaagtgctttaataatgtaaaacttttattcctctaactataaccgtataagagttatttgcaaaaaacgaaaaccgccaaattcgtttttttccggatatcttcgtaaccattcggaatttcgtcgatataaaaacagattattaatttgctttaaattgcccaactttttcccaatttaaaccattttgtatctattaccgtttccaagatccccatgctgttcatccttatctgggacaccc encodes the following:
- the LOC136415046 gene encoding serine/threonine-protein kinase Nek2-like, with amino-acid sequence MESLLDYALQSTPNPSAFLVAKHKTTGKLYYLQGIYLSDLNSSDQKALTKKIKTRINLIHPNVLQFFESIQHEKILYLKTEFCKFDTLSCFLQKECVEKDRQIHEQLLCRLLYQTVLALKTVELFMGRLSLDTILLDEDFNIKLYNFPNMEHYTKQPKQKEVKMSQLGATVFELCTLKPFSKATFEHDLQQQPYSEAFRGLLTSMLKDGTGIKKHINKILCHPLVLLQASQWNKEDGCFIESKKSLSKSSSSDLSESEYSERLEKLRKREAAVQTKELFIREQARRLSVRERKVNLMERTAKEKLQQAELYLKRSKENSASSRSSNSQSSLQSKKTCTAEVDSSYISIEESDIFRTSTKLQVNKIVKPSNFSRTMSERKIRFKVSPLKDRNFIRRGTEKNSLRQSKILEKREVETIIKQQKRKSLFVANEYQKVGIEKVPCEVSNIGWSEETKKQAFDMLRVLNCGDKENIDVKHTVL
- the ND-MNLL gene encoding NADH dehydrogenase [ubiquinone] 1 beta subcomplex subunit 1 → MATYYLLPKQWPFLSVPLLGYLLGKYIDRSETERLSLFRDKSALYGRVLKEGEKPTWP